The Mesorhizobium loti genome includes a region encoding these proteins:
- a CDS encoding aspartate aminotransferase family protein: MAAISELVHTEGDSNTTAARGRWDAGQDDPRIRGLLDRDAAAFMHQSLSSPCLSTIAKAQGIWIEDTAGRRFMDFHGNSVHHLGYGHPRLVAAIKKQLDELCFAPRRFTCEPAVELAEKLATLAPGDLGKVLFTTGGSDAIEVALKIARAATGRFKTVSFWDAFHGAGFGAASVGGEATFRSHISGPMMTGTEHVAPWDGYRCPYGHDSLEASGLACANMIAYVLGREQDVAAVVAEPMRATPNPPPPGFWKRVREACDRHGTLLIFDEIPTGLGKTGKFFAHEHDGVRPDIVVLGKSLGGGILPIAAVIARRDLDVTGGFAIGHYTHEKNPVTTRAALTTIDIILEEGLVERAAELGQHMLGRMHDLMARSPHVGDVRGRGLMVGVELVEDRATRQPARDLAERVFYACLEQGLSFKISQGNVLTLSPPLVISKTDLDRALDSVEAAVLAASP; this comes from the coding sequence ATGGCCGCGATATCTGAACTTGTGCATACCGAGGGCGATTCCAACACGACCGCGGCACGCGGCCGTTGGGATGCCGGGCAGGACGATCCCCGGATCCGCGGCCTGCTCGATCGCGACGCCGCCGCCTTCATGCACCAGAGCCTGTCCAGCCCTTGTCTTTCGACGATCGCGAAGGCGCAAGGCATCTGGATCGAGGATACCGCCGGCCGCCGCTTCATGGATTTCCACGGCAACAGCGTGCATCACCTCGGCTACGGCCACCCGAGGCTGGTGGCCGCGATCAAGAAGCAACTCGACGAGCTCTGCTTCGCGCCGCGCCGCTTCACCTGCGAGCCCGCCGTCGAGCTGGCGGAGAAGCTGGCCACCCTGGCACCAGGCGATCTCGGCAAAGTGCTGTTCACCACCGGTGGCTCGGACGCCATCGAGGTCGCGCTGAAGATCGCCCGCGCCGCCACCGGCCGCTTCAAGACGGTCTCGTTCTGGGATGCGTTCCATGGCGCCGGCTTCGGCGCCGCCAGCGTCGGCGGCGAGGCGACCTTCCGCTCGCACATATCAGGCCCGATGATGACCGGCACCGAGCACGTCGCGCCTTGGGATGGCTATCGCTGCCCCTATGGTCACGATTCCCTGGAAGCATCGGGCCTCGCCTGCGCCAACATGATTGCCTACGTCCTTGGCCGCGAGCAGGACGTGGCGGCGGTCGTCGCAGAACCGATGCGGGCGACGCCCAATCCGCCGCCGCCCGGTTTCTGGAAGCGGGTGCGCGAGGCCTGCGACCGGCACGGCACGCTGCTGATCTTCGACGAGATCCCGACCGGCCTCGGCAAGACCGGAAAATTCTTCGCGCACGAGCATGATGGCGTGAGGCCCGACATCGTCGTCCTCGGTAAGTCGCTGGGCGGCGGCATCCTGCCGATCGCCGCCGTCATCGCGCGCCGCGACCTCGATGTCACCGGCGGCTTCGCCATCGGTCACTACACCCATGAAAAAAACCCGGTGACGACGCGCGCGGCGCTGACGACGATCGATATCATCCTGGAAGAAGGGCTGGTCGAGCGCGCGGCCGAACTCGGCCAGCATATGCTCGGACGCATGCACGACCTGATGGCGCGCTCGCCTCATGTTGGCGACGTCAGGGGCCGAGGGCTGATGGTCGGCGTCGAACTCGTCGAGGACCGTGCCACCCGTCAGCCGGCACGCGATCTCGCCGAGCGCGTCTTCTACGCTTGCCTGGAGCAAGGGCTGAGCTTCAAGATCAGCCAGGGCAATGTGCTGACGCTGTCACCGCCGCTGGTCATCTCGAAAACCGATCTCGACCGCGCGCTCGATAGCGTCGAGGCCGCTGTGCTGGCGGCCTCACCATGA